The DNA region AGAAATCTCAATTTACTTACGTATTACCTGGTTGGGAAGGATCAGCTGCAAATGGTCGTGTATTACGAAATGCTATAACGCAGACAAATGGTTTGAAAATTCCTGAGGGTAATATAATTCACATGCTCACATTAAAATTATATTACATCAATAATGTTACATAAAAGTAActaatttttgtttatattttaggtaattattatttttgtgacGGAGGATATACAAATGGAAATGGTTTTCTTTCACCTTACAGAGGGTATAGATATTGGTTAAGGGATTGGCAAGGTGACAACCCACCACCTCAATGTCGAGAAGAGCTTTTCAATATGAAACATACTAGGGCTCGTAATGTTATTGAAAGGACATTAAGACGACGGGGAATTCTTAGAAGTGcttcatgctattcagttaagATTCATAATAGGATTATTAGTGCTTGTTGTTTGATACACAATTTTATTCGTAGAGAGATGGAAGTAGATCCCTTAGACATTGATCTAGAAGAACAAGTAGAATATCAACAAGATAACATTGATGTTGTTGAATCATCAGAGGAATGGACTACATGGAGG from Capsicum annuum cultivar UCD-10X-F1 unplaced genomic scaffold, UCD10Xv1.1 ctg15445, whole genome shotgun sequence includes:
- the LOC124890328 gene encoding uncharacterized protein LOC124890328, with the translated sequence SAANGRVLRNAITQTNGLKIPEGNYYFCDGGYTNGNGFLSPYRGYRYWLRDWQGDNPPPQCREELFNMKHTRARNVIERTLRRRGILRSASCYSVKIHNRIISACCLIHNFIRREMEVDPLDIDLEEQVEYQQDNIDVVESSEEWTTWRDKLAQLMWNTNLNN